One Hemibagrus wyckioides isolate EC202008001 linkage group LG09, SWU_Hwy_1.0, whole genome shotgun sequence DNA segment encodes these proteins:
- the LOC131359836 gene encoding transmembrane protein 179: MAKNNFIFTQCVLYFLAFVFGFIAVVPLSENAEDFGGKCLLFTRGMWQNENITVSKQRFIVEEWGPQSSCSFITFVGVASLVLSAVQAWRLLFLICKGHDDSIFNAFLNLLISLFVVCAVFLSSTIVTVGFNLWCDAITEGGSMPGSCEDLQDTDLELGLDNSAFYDQFAIAQFGLWAAWLTWLGITFMAFLKVYYNYRQEDLLDSLIHEKEFLLGRSSRRCSDILDKKSPMI, translated from the exons ATGgcaaaaaacaattttatattCACGCAGTGCGTCTTATATTTTTTGGCTTTCGTCTTTGGGTTTATCGCGGTAGTGCCTCTCTCTGAAAATGCGGAGGACTTCGGAGGGAAATGCTTGCTCTTCACGCGGGGTATGTGGCAGAACGAGAACATCACGGTGTCCAAGCAGCGCTTCATCGTGGAGGAATGGGGACCGCAGTCCTCCTGCAGCTTCATCACCTTCGTCGGCGTAGCCTCTCTCGTGCTGTCCGCTGTTCAGGCCTGGAGACTGCTCTTCCTCATCTGCAAAGGCCATGATGA CTCCATATTTAATGCCTTCTTGAACCTGCTGATCAGCTTGTttgtggtgtgtgctgtgttccTGTCGAGCACCATTGTGACTGTGGGCTTCAACCTGTGGTGTGATGCTATTACAGAGGGGGGCAGCATGCCCGGCAG CTGTGAGGATTTACAGGACACTGATTTGGAGCTGGGGTTAGACAACTCTGCATTCTATGACCAGTTTGCCATTGCACAA TTTGGACTGTGGGCTGCTTGGTTGACCTGGTTGGGTATCACATTCATGGCCTTCCTGAAGGTCTACTATAACTACCGTCAGGAAGACCTGCTGGACAGCCTGATCCACGAGAAGGAGTTCCTGCTGGGCCGTTCCTCACGCCGCTGCTCAGACATACTGGATAAGAAAAGTCCCATGATCTGA
- the LOC131358823 gene encoding uncharacterized protein LOC131358823 — translation MVSADDDHFFIPYFEKVIDDKVPEPHSESTRAEYKREQFCALSSERVYCQDSICDEASGSSSFLDLKPLRRALPYPPVNKGLRSYCYDPQNATDQPEILTSCARTETMQDLLEQIHDQTLILKAGKPNQPSFLESVRSSNLVMDFNPVRRGSRPHQPQISLGASLLPLSPVEKTKDKATSEGRNAGIKEVVCFRTTSDRVGDYKLGSWWKQALETRRASTGLLPAIEQVPAVTKEKRHSLFLGWPQSHGLIRGLKQEADQATTDESSRKAKGKRRKQVKQFGERARGREASTS, via the exons ATGGTCTCTGCCGATGATGATCATTTTTTCATTCCTTATTTTG AGAAGGTGATTGATGATAAGGTCCCGGAGCCACATTCTGAGAGCACTAGGGCAGAATATAAGAGAGAACAGTTCTGTGCTTTATCTTCTGAGAGAGTTTATTGCCAAGACTCCATTTGTGATGAAGCGTCTGGATCAAGCAGCTTTTTGGACCTGAAGCCTTTAAGA AGAGCACTGCCTTACCCTCCAGTTAACAAGGGCCTCAGGTCCTACTGTTATGATCCCCAGAATGCCACAGACCAGCCAGAGATCCTCACTTCCTGTGCACGTACTGAGACTATGCAGGACCTCCTGGAGCAGATCCACGATCAGACCCTTATACTGAAGGCTGGGAAACCCAACCAACCATCATTTTTAGAGTCTGTCAGGAGCTCCAATCTGGTAATGGATTTTAACCCTGTGCGGCGTGGCTCTCGTCCTCATCAGCCTCAGATTTCTCTTGGAGCTTCACTATTACCCCTCAGCCCTGTTGAGAAGACCAAAGATAAAGCAACCAGTGAGGGCAGAAATGCAGGAATTAAAGAGGTAGTGTGTTTTAGGACCACATCAGACCGAGTGGGTGACTATAAACTGGGCAGCTGGTGGAAGCAGGCTCTGGAGACCAGAAGAGCCTCCACAGGATTGCTGCCTGCTATTGAGCAGGTCCCTGCTGTTACAAAAG AGAAAAGACACTCTCTTTTTCTAGGATGGCCTCAGTCTCATGGGCTTATCAGAGGACTCAAACAAGAGGCTGACCAG GCTACAACGGATGAGTCAAGCAGAAAAGCTAAAGGCAAAAGGCGCAAACAGGTCAAACAATtcggagagagagcgagagggagagaggccTCAACATCGTAG
- the lg09h14orf180 gene encoding nutritionally-regulated adipose and cardiac enriched protein homolog isoform X2, protein MLNGGREGLFEQGRRFQQEGDSRAALQCFLSCLLGLTHVQSFHSLPNCLHQIAELFIDEKNYEKALQFIQAEKMFYEVALIELTALHGSTGSQEDSTLGSPGWISQEELSEQASQAQDLERLAQLCIMSKRPHLALEYSGKATKIHQRAFGNDHPITARSLELLGTVYAEIGKNEYTDSLGQCVSALSKTSSAAESYNNTLNGFTLSDKDTELWHRKDPHLPSDTSKPKVINSKIPISILKRTNEPFSTQRRKTERRVRFSEPEITVHGYDSSQSRPHLALLTCLFLLLSALGLALYCTHRRRPHRACEELQAALAVYLLRFKQILWGCWIWLTMQ, encoded by the exons ATGCTGAACGGAGGCCGTGAGGGCCTGTTCGAGCAGGGCAGGCGCTTCCAGCAGGAGGGTGACTCCAGGGCGGCTCTGCAGTGTTTCCTTAGCTGTCTGCTGGGGCTGACCCATGTGCAGAGCTTTCACTCGCTGCCAAACTGTTTGCATCAG ATTGCTGAGCTCTTCATCGATGAGAAAAATT ATGAGAAAGCGCTGCAGTTCATTCAGGCAGAGAAGATGTTCTATGAGGTGGCATTGATCGAACTCACAGCTCTTCACGGAAGCACAG GCTCTCAGGAGGACAGCACATTGGGTTCTCCAGGATGGATCTCCCAAGAGGAGTTATCAGAGCAGGCCTCGCAGGCCCAGGATCTTGAGAGACTGGCCCAACTTTGCATCATGAGTAAAAG acCCCATCTTGCTTTAGAGTACAGCGGCaag GCCACAAAAATACACCAACGAGCATTTGGTAATGATCACCCCATCACAGCCAGGAGCCTGGAGCTACTGGGCACTGTCTATGCTGAGATCGGCAAAAATGAATATACAG ATTcattgggtcagtgtgtgtcagctcTGTCAAAAACATCCTCTGCCGCTGAGTCTTACAACAATACACTCAACGGTTTCACTCTCAGTGATAAAGATACTGAGCTCTGGCACAGAAAAGACCCACATCTTCCATCAGACACTTCAAAACCAAAG GTCATCAACAGTAAGATCCCCATCTCCATCCTAAAGAGGACCAACGAGCCATTCTCAACTCAGCGGCGGAAAACAGAGAGGCGCGTTCGTTTCAGCGAGCCAGAGATCACTGTTCATG GATATGACTCATCTCAGAGCCGACCCCACCTGGCCCTGCTTACATGTCTGTTCCTGCTGCTTTCAGCATTGGGTTTAGCTCTCTACTGCACACACCGCCGACGGCCCCATCGCGCCTGTGAGGAATTACAGGCGGCTCTCGCTGTCTATCTGCTGCGGTTCAAACAAATCCTGTGGGGCTGCTGGATCTGGCTGACCATGCAGTGA
- the lg09h14orf180 gene encoding nutritionally-regulated adipose and cardiac enriched protein homolog isoform X1 has product MLNGGREGLFEQGRRFQQEGDSRAALQCFLSCLLGLTHVQSFHSLPNCLHQIAELFIDEKNYEKALQFIQAEKMFYEVALIELTALHGSTGSQEDSTLGSPGWISQEELSEQASQAQDLERLAQLCIMSKRPHLALEYSGKATKIHQRAFGNDHPITARSLELLGTVYAEIGKNEYTDSLGQCVSALSKTSSAAESYNNTLNGFTLSDKDTELWHRKDPHLPSDTSKPKVINSKIPISILKRTNEPFSTQRRKTERRVRFSEPEITVHDIPYYDCLGGYDSSQSRPHLALLTCLFLLLSALGLALYCTHRRRPHRACEELQAALAVYLLRFKQILWGCWIWLTMQ; this is encoded by the exons ATGCTGAACGGAGGCCGTGAGGGCCTGTTCGAGCAGGGCAGGCGCTTCCAGCAGGAGGGTGACTCCAGGGCGGCTCTGCAGTGTTTCCTTAGCTGTCTGCTGGGGCTGACCCATGTGCAGAGCTTTCACTCGCTGCCAAACTGTTTGCATCAG ATTGCTGAGCTCTTCATCGATGAGAAAAATT ATGAGAAAGCGCTGCAGTTCATTCAGGCAGAGAAGATGTTCTATGAGGTGGCATTGATCGAACTCACAGCTCTTCACGGAAGCACAG GCTCTCAGGAGGACAGCACATTGGGTTCTCCAGGATGGATCTCCCAAGAGGAGTTATCAGAGCAGGCCTCGCAGGCCCAGGATCTTGAGAGACTGGCCCAACTTTGCATCATGAGTAAAAG acCCCATCTTGCTTTAGAGTACAGCGGCaag GCCACAAAAATACACCAACGAGCATTTGGTAATGATCACCCCATCACAGCCAGGAGCCTGGAGCTACTGGGCACTGTCTATGCTGAGATCGGCAAAAATGAATATACAG ATTcattgggtcagtgtgtgtcagctcTGTCAAAAACATCCTCTGCCGCTGAGTCTTACAACAATACACTCAACGGTTTCACTCTCAGTGATAAAGATACTGAGCTCTGGCACAGAAAAGACCCACATCTTCCATCAGACACTTCAAAACCAAAG GTCATCAACAGTAAGATCCCCATCTCCATCCTAAAGAGGACCAACGAGCCATTCTCAACTCAGCGGCGGAAAACAGAGAGGCGCGTTCGTTTCAGCGAGCCAGAGATCACTGTTCATG ACATTCCGTACTATGACTGTTTGGGAG GATATGACTCATCTCAGAGCCGACCCCACCTGGCCCTGCTTACATGTCTGTTCCTGCTGCTTTCAGCATTGGGTTTAGCTCTCTACTGCACACACCGCCGACGGCCCCATCGCGCCTGTGAGGAATTACAGGCGGCTCTCGCTGTCTATCTGCTGCGGTTCAAACAAATCCTGTGGGGCTGCTGGATCTGGCTGACCATGCAGTGA